One part of the Mesorhizobium sp. M4B.F.Ca.ET.058.02.1.1 genome encodes these proteins:
- a CDS encoding cytochrome c family protein encodes MFRAISSAVVLVVADIAAAHAAGDAALGKKVFNRCMACHDATTDHDKVGPHLLGVVGRTAGTAANFNYSQAMKDAGAGGLVWDEANLALYLRAPKLKVPGNKMGFNGLTNDADIANVIAYLRADPKP; translated from the coding sequence ATGTTTCGAGCCATTTCGTCCGCCGTCGTCCTTGTCGTCGCCGACATCGCAGCAGCCCATGCCGCAGGAGACGCCGCGCTTGGCAAGAAGGTCTTCAACCGCTGCATGGCCTGCCATGACGCGACGACCGACCACGACAAGGTCGGCCCGCATCTTCTGGGCGTCGTCGGCCGCACCGCGGGCACGGCCGCGAATTTCAACTATTCGCAGGCCATGAAGGATGCCGGCGCCGGCGGCCTGGTCTGGGACGAGGCCAATCTCGCGCTCTACCTGCGCGCGCCCAAGCTGAAGGTGCCCGGCAACAAGATGGGCTTCAACGGACTGACCAACGACGCCGACATCGCCAACGTCATTGCCTATCTGAGGGCCGACCCCAAGCCCTGA
- a CDS encoding glycosyltransferase, translating into MKILQFTLTCPFPPLSGGEIRCAANARALSAVGEVLTVSLTGSPAQTWLSNVRHLALESARRNGAWQSHRPHPTMRIMPADELAEADALWRAFAPDLVVVENIVLAQLLDLAPQHGARTVIDLHDIDSKTVADGIAGLPVLKRLRKVRENRRRIKQARDADRHAAAVADQVWVCSGVDRTLLSALGPTGDVRVIANPIPEESVLSLPTTSRRYEALRLCFVGHLGYFPNIDAVKQMGRRMAPHLAASGRDWSITVAGKTPDNLVRRICAEHGLRLVENPDSLHDLLASAGYAPMPLRYGGGTRIKALEAMAAGLVVCATEKAVEGLGLQAGRHFLAARDAGELGAKILSLAAQPEAAAEMAAAGRAFVSEKHSSAAIGREILQAVADLMARRPD; encoded by the coding sequence ATGAAAATCCTTCAGTTCACGCTCACTTGTCCGTTCCCACCACTGTCCGGCGGCGAGATCAGGTGCGCGGCCAACGCGCGGGCGCTCTCGGCGGTCGGCGAGGTTCTGACCGTAAGCCTGACCGGTTCGCCAGCGCAAACCTGGCTCTCCAATGTCAGGCACCTTGCCCTCGAGTCGGCGCGCCGCAACGGCGCCTGGCAAAGTCACAGGCCACATCCGACCATGCGCATCATGCCGGCCGACGAACTGGCCGAAGCCGACGCGCTTTGGCGGGCTTTCGCGCCCGATCTGGTGGTGGTCGAAAACATCGTGCTTGCGCAATTGCTTGACCTGGCGCCGCAGCATGGCGCGCGCACTGTCATTGACCTGCACGATATCGATTCCAAGACGGTGGCGGACGGCATTGCCGGGCTGCCGGTCTTGAAGCGGCTGCGGAAGGTGCGCGAGAACAGGCGCAGGATCAAGCAGGCGCGGGACGCCGACCGACATGCGGCGGCGGTGGCAGATCAGGTCTGGGTCTGCTCCGGGGTCGACCGGACGCTGCTTTCCGCCCTCGGCCCTACAGGCGACGTCAGGGTGATCGCCAATCCGATCCCCGAAGAAAGCGTGCTTTCCTTGCCGACAACGAGCCGTCGATACGAGGCACTGCGCCTTTGCTTCGTTGGCCATCTCGGCTATTTCCCCAACATCGACGCCGTCAAACAGATGGGCCGCAGGATGGCGCCGCATCTCGCCGCCTCGGGTCGCGACTGGTCGATCACCGTCGCCGGCAAGACCCCCGACAATCTCGTGCGCCGGATATGCGCCGAACACGGCCTTCGCCTTGTAGAAAACCCTGACAGCCTGCACGACCTGCTCGCCTCGGCGGGCTACGCGCCGATGCCGCTCCGCTACGGCGGCGGCACCCGCATCAAGGCGCTGGAAGCGATGGCGGCGGGGCTGGTCGTCTGCGCCACGGAAAAGGCCGTCGAGGGGCTCGGCCTGCAGGCCGGCCGGCATTTTCTTGCCGCCCGCGACGCCGGCGAACTGGGCGCAAAAATCCTGTCTCTCGCCGCGCAGCCTGAGGCAGCCGCCGAAATGGCCGCCGCTGGCCGGGCCTTCGTGAGCGAAAAACATTCTTCGGCCGCGATCGGTCGCGAAATCCTGCAAGCTGTCGCGGATCTGATGGCGCGCCGGCCGGATTGA
- a CDS encoding thymidine kinase: MAKLYFNYATMNAGKTTMLLQASYNYRERGMTTMLFIAGHYRKGDSGLISSRIGLEAEAEMFRDGDDLFARVAEHHEHTTVHCIFVDEAQFLEEEQVWQLARIADRLNIPVMCYGLRTDFQGKLFSGSRVLLAIADDLREVRTICRCGRKATMVVRLGPDGKVARQGEQVAIGKDVYVSLCRRHWEEEMGRAAPDDFIGFART; the protein is encoded by the coding sequence ATGGCCAAGCTCTATTTCAACTACGCGACGATGAACGCCGGCAAGACGACGATGCTCTTGCAGGCGTCCTACAACTACCGGGAGCGCGGCATGACCACCATGCTGTTCATCGCTGGACACTATCGCAAGGGCGACAGCGGGCTGATCTCGTCGCGCATCGGCCTCGAGGCCGAGGCCGAGATGTTTCGCGACGGCGACGACCTGTTCGCCCGTGTCGCTGAGCACCACGAGCACACCACTGTGCACTGCATTTTCGTCGACGAGGCGCAGTTCCTCGAGGAAGAGCAGGTCTGGCAACTGGCCCGTATCGCCGACCGGCTGAACATACCGGTCATGTGTTACGGCCTGCGCACCGATTTCCAGGGCAAGTTGTTTTCCGGTTCGCGAGTGCTGCTGGCCATCGCCGACGACCTGCGCGAGGTGCGCACCATCTGCCGCTGCGGCCGCAAGGCGACGATGGTCGTGCGGCTGGGTCCTGACGGCAAGGTGGCAAGGCAGGGCGAGCAGGTGGCGATCGGCAAGGACGTCTATGTTTCTCTCTGCCGCCGCCACTGGGAAGAGGAAATGGGCCGCGCCGCGCCCGACGACTTCATCGGCTTCGCCAGAACCTGA
- the choX gene encoding choline ABC transporter substrate-binding protein, producing the protein MSRMNSFVAGLGLAALLSTTAAFAGDPASCKAVRLSDVGWTDIQATTGLASVLLTALGYEPQVIQLSVPVTYASLKNNDLDVFLGNWMPSMTNDIKDYTADGSVETISENLSGAGYGIVVPTYVADAGVKTLTDLGKFKDKFGGKIYGIEAGNDGNRIILDMIKNPKDNLEGFELVESSEAGMLTQAEQSMKSNEWIAFLGWTPHPVMGAMKITYLEGMGDSGFGAATVHTNVRKGYTTECPNAGKFIANLKFNLDMEGEMMDAILKGGDANTVATDWLKKHPDAIAPWIAGVTTFDGGDAAAAVKTALGS; encoded by the coding sequence ATGTCGCGTATGAATTCCTTCGTCGCCGGTCTTGGCCTGGCGGCTCTTCTGTCCACCACCGCTGCCTTTGCCGGCGATCCGGCGAGCTGCAAGGCGGTGCGCCTGTCCGATGTCGGCTGGACCGACATCCAGGCCACCACCGGCCTCGCTTCGGTGCTGCTCACCGCGCTCGGTTATGAGCCGCAGGTGATCCAGCTTTCGGTGCCGGTGACCTATGCGTCGCTGAAGAATAACGACCTCGATGTCTTCCTCGGCAACTGGATGCCGTCGATGACCAACGACATCAAGGACTACACCGCCGACGGCTCGGTCGAGACCATCAGTGAAAACCTCAGCGGGGCCGGCTACGGCATCGTCGTGCCGACCTATGTGGCGGACGCCGGCGTCAAGACGCTGACCGATCTCGGCAAGTTCAAGGACAAGTTCGGCGGCAAGATCTATGGCATCGAGGCCGGCAATGACGGCAACCGCATCATTCTCGACATGATCAAGAACCCGAAGGACAATCTGGAGGGCTTCGAGCTGGTCGAGTCCTCGGAAGCCGGCATGCTGACTCAGGCCGAGCAGTCGATGAAAAGCAATGAGTGGATTGCCTTCCTCGGCTGGACGCCGCATCCGGTGATGGGCGCCATGAAGATCACCTATCTCGAGGGCATGGGCGACAGCGGCTTCGGCGCAGCCACCGTGCATACCAACGTGCGCAAGGGCTACACCACCGAGTGCCCGAATGCCGGCAAGTTCATCGCCAACCTGAAGTTCAACCTGGACATGGAAGGCGAGATGATGGACGCGATCCTCAAGGGCGGCGACGCCAACACGGTCGCGACCGACTGGCTGAAGAAGCATCCCGATGCAATCGCCCCCTGGATCGCCGGCGTGACCACCTTCGATGGCGGCGACGCGGCGGCCGCGGTCAAGACCGCGCTCGGGAGCTGA
- the choW gene encoding choline ABC transporter permease subunit: MDPISKFLVGYKIPIGQWGKAFFGFLTDNFDTIFRAFSNGLNFLLDGLVDGLLLIPPVFLIALIALLAYFLQRSRGLAVAVFIGLLFILNQNLWKQTVETLVLVVAAAAASMAIGVPLGIWAAHKPKIYRFMLPVLDLMQTLPTFVYLIPVLTLFGLGNAPGLIVTIIFVIPTPVRLTHLGVTSVPKSIVEAGEAFGATKRQLLWKVELPSALPTIMAGLTQSIMLSLSMVVFAALIGAGGLGTEINRALGSRKIDLGLEAGLAIVVLAIVLDRMTRIGVGGKK, encoded by the coding sequence ATGGATCCTATTTCGAAATTCCTGGTCGGCTACAAGATACCCATAGGTCAGTGGGGAAAGGCCTTCTTCGGCTTTCTCACCGATAATTTCGACACCATTTTCAGGGCCTTCTCCAACGGCCTCAATTTCCTGCTTGACGGGCTGGTGGACGGGCTGCTGCTGATACCGCCAGTTTTCCTCATCGCGTTGATCGCGCTGCTCGCCTATTTTCTGCAACGATCGAGAGGGCTGGCGGTAGCCGTCTTTATCGGGCTGCTGTTCATCCTGAACCAGAACCTCTGGAAGCAGACCGTGGAGACGCTGGTGCTGGTGGTTGCCGCGGCGGCCGCCTCGATGGCCATCGGCGTGCCGCTCGGCATCTGGGCCGCGCACAAGCCGAAGATCTACCGCTTCATGCTGCCGGTGCTCGACCTGATGCAGACGCTGCCCACCTTCGTCTACCTCATCCCGGTGCTGACCCTGTTCGGGCTTGGCAACGCGCCCGGCCTTATCGTCACCATCATCTTCGTCATTCCCACTCCGGTTCGTCTTACCCATCTCGGCGTCACTTCGGTGCCGAAGTCGATCGTAGAGGCCGGCGAGGCGTTCGGCGCCACCAAGAGACAGCTTCTCTGGAAGGTAGAGCTGCCTTCTGCCTTGCCCACGATCATGGCGGGCCTGACGCAGTCGATCATGCTGTCGCTGTCGATGGTGGTGTTCGCCGCCCTCATTGGTGCCGGCGGCCTCGGCACCGAAATCAACCGCGCGCTCGGCTCTCGCAAGATCGACCTCGGTCTCGAGGCCGGCCTCGCCATCGTCGTGCTCGCCATCGTGCTCGACCGGATGACCCGCATTGGCGTTGGAGGCAAGAAATGA
- the choV gene encoding choline ABC transporter ATP-binding protein, with protein sequence MTVAVDFKNVDIVFGADQAGSLALIDQGATRAEILEKTGNVLGCAGASLTIHEGEISVLMGLSGSGKSTLLRAVNRLNVVSRGQVLVKDGDRTVDVVTCDEATLRRLRQKQVAMVFQQFGLLPWRTVEENVGFGLELAGVPEAERKERVRKQLQLVHLDQWSKKYAHELSGGMQQRVGLARAFATEAPILLMDEPFSALDPLIRTKLQDELLQLQAELKKTIIFVSHDLEEALKIGSHITIMEGGRIVQTGAPEDIVLRPANDYVRDFIANVNPLSVLTAWNVMRDRRDLDHGEDGWVWLDRRKTTRFKIDDHGLVAAAERDGKPAVWVSCADVERLPEETAQVFWATPGTSLKTVMLAMHRSQTAPVALFDEQSRFVGAIGIRDVLSAVLRR encoded by the coding sequence ATGACCGTCGCCGTTGACTTCAAGAATGTCGACATCGTCTTTGGCGCTGACCAGGCCGGCTCGCTGGCGCTGATCGACCAAGGCGCCACCCGCGCCGAGATCCTCGAAAAGACCGGCAACGTGCTTGGCTGTGCGGGCGCCAGCCTGACGATCCATGAGGGCGAGATTTCCGTTCTCATGGGCCTGTCCGGCTCCGGCAAATCGACCCTGCTCAGAGCCGTCAACCGGCTCAACGTGGTGTCGCGCGGCCAGGTTCTGGTCAAGGACGGCGACCGTACGGTCGATGTCGTCACGTGCGACGAGGCGACGCTCAGGCGCCTGCGGCAGAAGCAGGTGGCGATGGTGTTCCAGCAGTTCGGCCTTTTGCCGTGGCGCACGGTGGAGGAAAATGTCGGCTTCGGCCTCGAGCTCGCGGGCGTGCCGGAGGCCGAGCGCAAGGAGCGGGTCAGGAAGCAGCTTCAGCTCGTCCATCTCGACCAGTGGTCGAAGAAGTACGCGCATGAGCTTTCGGGCGGCATGCAGCAGCGCGTCGGCCTGGCCCGCGCCTTCGCCACCGAGGCGCCGATCCTGTTGATGGACGAGCCGTTCTCGGCGCTCGATCCGCTGATCCGCACCAAGCTGCAGGACGAATTGCTGCAGCTGCAGGCGGAACTGAAGAAGACCATAATCTTCGTCAGCCACGACCTCGAGGAGGCGCTGAAGATCGGCAGCCACATCACCATCATGGAAGGCGGGCGCATCGTGCAGACCGGCGCGCCGGAAGACATCGTGCTCAGGCCTGCCAACGACTATGTCCGCGATTTCATCGCCAACGTGAATCCGCTGTCGGTGCTGACGGCCTGGAACGTCATGCGCGACCGCCGCGACCTCGACCACGGCGAGGACGGCTGGGTATGGCTCGACCGGCGCAAAACGACGCGCTTCAAGATCGACGATCACGGGCTGGTGGCGGCCGCCGAACGCGACGGCAAGCCTGCGGTGTGGGTGTCCTGTGCCGATGTCGAGCGGCTGCCGGAGGAGACGGCGCAGGTCTTCTGGGCGACGCCTGGCACGTCGCTGAAGACGGTGATGCTGGCCATGCACCGCTCACAGACAGCGCCGGTGGCGCTGTTCGACGAGCAGTCGCGCTTCGTCGGCGCGATCGGGATCCGCGACGTTCTGAGCGCCGTGCTGCGGCGATAA
- a CDS encoding MBL fold metallo-hydrolase, with the protein MIFRQLFDSASGTYSYLLASRRGGEALIIDPVLEKVERYLQLVNELDLKLVKAVDTHLHADHITGLGALRDRTHCVTVMGEQTKADVVSMRLADGDKLAIEGLALDVIYTPGHTDDSYSFILPDRVFTGDTLLIRGTGRTDFQNGDPRQQYESIFGRLLKLPDETLIFPAHDYKGETVSTIAEEKAFNPRLQVKSVDEYVEIMNNLKLANPKMMDVAVPANMKVGLHQDEIAGRGWSVTADEALAIVGRPDVALIDLRESAERERHGVIPGAIHLPYPRLQENIAAGGMLNELARSTSKQLLFYCAFGERSAMAVQAAQDVGIANARHIQGGIDAWRKAGGPLLR; encoded by the coding sequence ATGATTTTCCGTCAGCTCTTCGATTCGGCATCGGGCACCTACTCCTATCTGCTGGCCAGCCGCCGGGGCGGCGAGGCGCTGATCATCGATCCGGTGCTGGAGAAGGTCGAGCGCTATCTGCAACTCGTCAACGAACTCGACCTCAAGCTGGTCAAGGCGGTGGACACGCATCTGCATGCCGACCACATCACCGGCCTCGGCGCGCTGCGCGACCGGACGCATTGCGTCACAGTGATGGGTGAGCAGACCAAGGCCGACGTGGTGTCGATGCGGCTTGCCGACGGCGACAAGCTTGCGATCGAGGGGCTAGCGCTCGACGTCATCTACACGCCCGGCCACACCGACGATTCCTACAGCTTCATCCTACCGGACCGGGTGTTCACCGGTGACACGCTGCTCATCCGCGGCACCGGCCGCACCGACTTCCAGAACGGCGATCCGCGCCAGCAGTACGAATCGATCTTCGGCCGCCTGCTCAAGCTTCCCGACGAGACACTGATCTTCCCGGCGCATGACTACAAGGGCGAGACGGTCTCGACCATCGCAGAGGAGAAAGCCTTCAACCCGCGCCTGCAGGTGAAGTCGGTGGACGAGTATGTCGAGATCATGAACAACCTCAAGCTCGCCAACCCGAAGATGATGGACGTCGCCGTGCCGGCCAACATGAAGGTCGGGCTGCATCAGGACGAGATCGCCGGGCGCGGCTGGTCTGTCACGGCGGACGAGGCGCTGGCGATTGTCGGCAGGCCGGACGTGGCTTTGATCGATTTGCGCGAGAGCGCCGAGCGGGAGCGGCATGGCGTCATCCCGGGCGCCATCCATCTGCCCTATCCCAGGCTGCAGGAGAACATCGCCGCCGGCGGCATGCTCAATGAGCTCGCCCGATCGACCAGCAAGCAGCTTTTGTTCTACTGCGCCTTCGGCGAACGCTCGGCGATGGCGGTGCAAGCGGCGCAGGACGTCGGCATCGCCAACGCCCGTCATATCCAGGGCGGCATCGACGCGTGGAGAAAGGCGGGCGGGCCGCTGTTGCGGTAG